The window GCTTGTTCCTGAAACGGCCGGCGGTCGGATGGCGCTATCTGGCGGCCTACGGCGTGCTGATCGGCTTCGGCCAGTTCGGCATGCTCTATATCGCGATGGACGGGCATATCTCGCCGGGCCTCGCGAGCCTCGTCGTCCAGACGCAGGTGTTCTTCACGATCGGGCTGGCGATGCGGATGAGCGGGGAGCGGATCCGCTTCTTCCAGTTCGTCGCTCTGCTGCTGGGCAGCGCGGGGATCGCGACGATCATGTTCCACGGCGGGGGCAGCGCGACGCCGCTGGGCCTCGGCCTCGTGCTGGTCGCGGCGCTCAGCTGGGCGGGCGGCAATCAGGTCGCGAAGCTCAGCGGGGCGACCGACATGCTCGCTTTCGTCGTGTGGGCCAGCCTGTTCTCGGTCCCGCCCTTGCTGATCGCGTCGCTGGTGCTGGAGGGGTGGCATCGCGACGTCGCCGCGATCGCCTCGGCCGGTCCGGGCGCGTGGGGCGCGGTCATCTGGCAGTCGGTGGGCAATACGATGTTCGGCTATGCCGCCTGGGGCTGGCTGCTCGCACGGCATCCGGCGGCGACGATCACGCCGATGGCGATGCTGGTGCCCCTGTTCGGCATGGGCGCGTCGGCGCTGCTGCTGAGCGAGCCCTTGCCCGCATGGAAGCTGATCGCCGCCGCGCTCGTGATGGCGGGGCTGGCGATCAACATCCTGTGGCCGATGGCCTCGCGCCTCCCCGGCCTGCCGTGGCGACGGGGGGCGGGGGTCTAGGTTTTACCAGACGCCCGTATTCGGCATCGAGGCCCAGGGCTCGGCGGGTTCGAGATGCCCGTCCTGCAACAGCTCGATCGAGATATTGTCGGGGGTGCGCACGAACGCCATGTGGCCGTCGCGCGGGGGGCGGTTGATCGTGTAGCCCGCGTCCATGATCCGCTGGCACGTCTCGTAGATATTCTCGACCCGATAGGCGAGGTGGCCGAAATTGCGGCCGCCGTCATAGCCCGCCTCGTCCCAATTATGGGTGAGTTCGACTTGCGCATCCTCGTCGCCCGGCGCGGACAGGAAGATCAGGGTGAAGCGCCCCGCCTCATTGTCCCAACGCTTGGTTTCGCGCAGGCCGACCAGCTCCAGAAAGCGGATCGTCTCGGCCGGGTCCGACACCCGGATCATCGTGTGGAGATATTTCATGGGCGGCAATTTAGGGCCGGCACGATGCCGGAACAAGCCGGGGCGGGCGGTGTTGATGCGGCGAACCTTCAAAGGGAGATTGGGACATGATCGGTAAGGTCATCGGTGCGCTGGTCGGGCGCGAAATCGATCGTCGCGATGGCGAGGGCGGCCTGAAGGGCGCGGTGATCGGCGCGGCATCGGTGGGCCTGCTCCGCCGTCTGGGGCCGATCGGCCTGCTCGCGGGCGGCGCCTTCGTCGCCAAGCGCGCTTATGATCGCCGCAAGGCGAACAAGGCGGGTATCGCGCCGGCCGAATAAGCCTATCCGGCCAGCATTTCCGCAATCTTGAGGACGGTGCGCCAGTTGCGCATCGTCACGGTCGATCCCGCCGCCTTGTCGACGGCGGCGGGGGTGATCTTGGTGTCTCGGACGCCCTCGGCGAAGTCGATCCAGATCGCGTCGCCGCGCACGACCACCTTCTCGCCATGCTTGCCGCGCGCTTCGAGCGTGTCGGCGATGCCGTCGGCGGGCGGACGCTTGCTCAGCCCCAGATGGATGATGTTGCCGCGATCGTCAGGGTCGGCGAAGGGCGGGGCCTTGGCATAGGCCGCCCATTGCTTTGCGGAGCGGGCGATCGCCTCCACCTTGAAACCGCACAGCCGCTCGATGATCGATTCGATCGCGGCCTCGGCATCGGCCGCATTCCCGGCCGTGAAGACGATATTGCCGCTCTGGATATAGGTTTCGACATCGTCGAACCCGGCGGTGCGGCAGGCATCGCGCAGATCGGCCATCGGCACCTTGCGGTTGCCGCCGACATTGATGCCGCGAAGCAGGACGACATGTTTCTCCATCGCTTCCGACATTGACGCCGGCCACCCTCCTGACGCAAGAGCCGGCATGGCCCACAAGACCCTGAAGCGCCGCGGCGTGTTGTTCGTCCTCTCCTCGCCCTCGGGCGCCGGCAAGTCGACGATCGCGCGGCGGCTGCTCGCATCGGACAATCAGCTGCAGATGTCGGTCTCCGCGACCACCCGGCCGATGCGTCCCGGCGAAGTCGACGGCGTCGACTATCATTTCGTCGATCTCGAACAGTTCCGCGCCAGCGTGTCCGATGGCGAGTTCCTCGAATGGGCGCACGTCTTCAACCACCGCTACGGCAGCCCGAAGAAGCCGATCTACGACATTCTCGATGCGGGCAGCGACGTGCTGTTCGACATCGACTGGCAGGGCGCGCAGCAGCTGCACCAGACGTGCGGCGGCGACGTGGTGCGCGTGTTCATCCTGCCGCCGTCAATGCCCGAGCTGGAGGAACGGCTGCGCAAGCGCGCGACCGACAGTGAGGAAGTGATCGTCGGCCGCATGCAGCGCGCCAGCGCCGAGATCAGCCATTGGGACGGCTATGATTACGTCCTGATCAACGACGATATCGATCGCTGCTTCGCCGAGGTGCAGCATATCCTCGAGGCCGAGCGACTTAAGCGCAGCCGCCAGACCGGGCTGATCGGCTTCATCCGCAAGCTGAACAACCCGCCGGCCTGATCACGATGGCCGAGCCGAAACTTCTGTCCGGCGGCAATCCGCAAATCCCGAAGGGTGAAGGCGACGCGCCCGTCCAGGCCTATATCGCCGCCATGCCCGGCTGGAAGCAGCGGATCGGGCGCACCGTTGACGCGATCGTGGCGCAGGTCGTTCCCGACGTGCGCAAGGCCGTCAAATGGAACACGCCTTTCTATGGGCTGGACGGGGCGACCTGGTTCCTGTCGTTTCACTGCTTCGAACGCTACGTGAAGCTCACTTTCTTTCGCGGAACCTCGCTCGATCCGGTGCCACCCGGCAAGTCGAAACAGGCCGAGGTCCGCTACCTCGATATCCGCGAGGATGATGCGATCGACGAGGCGCAACTGGCCGACTGGATCCGGCAGGCGAGCGCCCTGCCGGGCGAGAAGCTCTAGACCACCGAGATCATCGCCCGTTCCGCCGCACAAGGTTTGCGTGGAACGATCGCATTTCTAGTCTGTTGCGCCACGATAACGACAAGGATCGCAACATGGCCAAAACGCTGTTCGGGGGGCTGGTGGGGGGCTTCGCGCTCTACATGATCGGCTTCCTGTTCTGGGGGACGCCGCTCAGCCTGCTGGCGTTCAACCGGATCGAGGAGCCGCAGGCCGCCGCCCTTCAACTCGCGCTCGCGCAGACGCTGACGCCCGGCGGGACGGGCACCTACACGATCCCGTCACCTGGCAGCGCGAACGGATCGGTGCTGTACGGCAAGGGGCCGATCGCAACGATCCACTATAATATGTCGGGCTTCCCGGTGGTCGATACCGGCGCGCTGCTGCAGGGATTGATCCTCGCTTTGATTACCGGCGTGTTGATCGCGCTGGCGATGGGGGCGGTGGGCAATCGCGTGATCGATTTCGCCAGCCGTGCGCGGATCGCCATCCTGTTTGCGCTGGGGACGACGCTCTACACCGTCCTCGGCCAGCCGATCTTCAACCATTTCGGCTGGGGCTATTGGGTCTATCTGTTCGTCGGCCAGTTTCTGGGGCTGGCGGTGTGTGGCCTGATCATCGCGCGCTGGTTTTTGCCGCGCACGGCACTTGGCTAACCCTCATCTGTCATCCCGGTCTTGTGCCGGGATCCACCAAGCCGCGAGCGCAGCATATATTGTCGGACGGCGAGGCCAGCCTCCCGGTGGACCCCGGAACAAGTCCGGGGTGACGATAATGGTGGTTAAAGCAAAGTCAGAAAGCGCGCCGCTGCCTCGAAATCGCGGCGGCGGGCGTCGCGGGCTTGGGTCGCGAGCGCGTCCTCGCCCCATTTCTCGACCTGCCACAGTTCGTCAAGATGGGCTGCGTCGAAGGCTTCGACCGGGTCGATCCGGCCTTCGAGCAGCGCCAGCGACAGGACCAGTGAACCACCGATCGTCACGATCGGCTGGAGTGCTGCGAGCCGGAAGGGGTCGAGCGCCGCGACCACCTGCGCGAGCCGGGCGACCGTTTCGGCCGGCTGGGGCTGGTGCATGATCCCGGTGACGAGGGTGAAGCCGACATCGTAACGCTCGCGCGCCCAGCCGAGCAGCGGATCCCACGCCGCGGCCTGATGCGCGACCAGCGTATCGGGGCTGTCGGCGCGGTAGCAGAGCAGCTCGCTCTCGCCATAGACGGCGACCATGTTGGCGAAGGTTTGCGGATCGGCGCTGATCTGGTCGATCGCGGCGTTAGACAGGCCGGTGATCGGCATGGCGCGGGGAT is drawn from Sphingomonas crocodyli and contains these coding sequences:
- a CDS encoding EamA family transporter, producing MHHRLHILHILLAIAVVAVWGTNFVVIRWALDDLPPLLFATLRFTFALFPACLFLKRPAVGWRYLAAYGVLIGFGQFGMLYIAMDGHISPGLASLVVQTQVFFTIGLAMRMSGERIRFFQFVALLLGSAGIATIMFHGGGSATPLGLGLVLVAALSWAGGNQVAKLSGATDMLAFVVWASLFSVPPLLIASLVLEGWHRDVAAIASAGPGAWGAVIWQSVGNTMFGYAAWGWLLARHPAATITPMAMLVPLFGMGASALLLSEPLPAWKLIAAALVMAGLAINILWPMASRLPGLPWRRGAGV
- a CDS encoding VOC family protein, translating into MKYLHTMIRVSDPAETIRFLELVGLRETKRWDNEAGRFTLIFLSAPGDEDAQVELTHNWDEAGYDGGRNFGHLAYRVENIYETCQRIMDAGYTINRPPRDGHMAFVRTPDNISIELLQDGHLEPAEPWASMPNTGVW
- a CDS encoding DUF1697 domain-containing protein, producing the protein MSEAMEKHVVLLRGINVGGNRKVPMADLRDACRTAGFDDVETYIQSGNIVFTAGNAADAEAAIESIIERLCGFKVEAIARSAKQWAAYAKAPPFADPDDRGNIIHLGLSKRPPADGIADTLEARGKHGEKVVVRGDAIWIDFAEGVRDTKITPAAVDKAAGSTVTMRNWRTVLKIAEMLAG
- the gmk gene encoding guanylate kinase codes for the protein MAHKTLKRRGVLFVLSSPSGAGKSTIARRLLASDNQLQMSVSATTRPMRPGEVDGVDYHFVDLEQFRASVSDGEFLEWAHVFNHRYGSPKKPIYDILDAGSDVLFDIDWQGAQQLHQTCGGDVVRVFILPPSMPELEERLRKRATDSEEVIVGRMQRASAEISHWDGYDYVLINDDIDRCFAEVQHILEAERLKRSRQTGLIGFIRKLNNPPA
- a CDS encoding DUF1801 domain-containing protein, whose translation is MAEPKLLSGGNPQIPKGEGDAPVQAYIAAMPGWKQRIGRTVDAIVAQVVPDVRKAVKWNTPFYGLDGATWFLSFHCFERYVKLTFFRGTSLDPVPPGKSKQAEVRYLDIREDDAIDEAQLADWIRQASALPGEKL
- a CDS encoding ATP12 family chaperone protein translates to MKRFYKTVTIEPTDEGHAILLDGRGVKTPQRATLALPTLPLAEAVAAEWEAQVETIDPRAMPITGLSNAAIDQISADPQTFANMVAVYGESELLCYRADSPDTLVAHQAAAWDPLLGWARERYDVGFTLVTGIMHQPQPAETVARLAQVVAALDPFRLAALQPIVTIGGSLVLSLALLEGRIDPVEAFDAAHLDELWQVEKWGEDALATQARDARRRDFEAAARFLTLL